From Terriglobia bacterium:
TCAAGCTAAGCCCGCTTGAAGGCCTTCTGAATTTCGCGTAAATCGTAACGCAGAATGATTGGCCTGCCATGAGGACACACCGTCGGAACATCCGTTTTCATCAACTCGGAAACGAGCCAGCGCATTTTTGCATCGTCCAGTGGCGTGTTTATTTTTATCGCGGCATGACATGAAACAGTCGCCGCGACTTTCTTCTTCAATGCTTCAATGTTGATAACCTGTGTTTCCCGTTCGAGACCATCCAGTAGTTCAACCAACAATTTCTCCACCGCAGCAGGCTTCAAAATCGCAGGAGCTGATTTGATCGCGATGGTTTTTGGACCAAATGACTCCACCTCAAATCCATTCCGCGCCAGCTCGGGAACGATGTTATCGAGAATCACAAGCTGCCGCGGAGGCAATTGAACCACGATGGGCATTAATAATCGCTGGATATCGAGCTTTCCGGCAAGCTTTTGTCGCAGGTAAATCTCAAAAAGGACGCGCTCGTGCGCGACGTGCTGGTCGATGACGATCAGCCCCGACGAATCGGTCGCGACGATGAAACTGTCGCGAAGCTGGCCCAGCGGC
This genomic window contains:
- a CDS encoding DNA mismatch repair protein MutL is translated as EVRFKHQSFVHDAIRDSILSGLTQDKTIVPMENQPTPMSPFTAPEPQPRIPDSWASADPIARAGFTLAPGMRDPAPEPVPLGLNFNVSQKTADGCGDSLELPAYPEFDRVKSEVRPLGQLRDSFIVATDSSGLIVIDQHVAHERVLFEIYLRQKLAGKLDIQRLLMPIVVQLPPRQLVILDNIVPELARNGFEVESFGPKTIAIKSAPAILKPAAVEKLLVELLDGLERETQVINIEALKKKVAATVSCHAAIKINTPLDDAKMRWLVSELMKTDVPTVCPHGRPIILRYDLREIQKAFKRA